A stretch of the Lolium perenne isolate Kyuss_39 chromosome 3, Kyuss_2.0, whole genome shotgun sequence genome encodes the following:
- the LOC127325830 gene encoding uncharacterized protein, producing MKLLEYTPFDSVNVFFEQLNLGDCTIRGNLEAFSCKHAGNDRRLSISLEHDILDYLGKSSDSDPPSPVEHLSCRSSRKTLIYLVLTLGHMYPDYDFSAVRAHLFFREEDMESFRQMLDNYLSEACMLWAAKNEGSSLLDSMTKAIDEVIKIRECDIYSYNPDSDGDPFLEKGAIWSINFFFYNRKLKRVVSFRCCCTSKSAGDDFLAGVLSEGEEDALIDMDI from the exons ATGAAGCTTTTAGAATACACCCCGTTCGACAG TGTAAATGTGTTCTTCGAGCAACTGAATCTTGGTGATTGTACAATTCGCGGAAACCTTGAAGCCTTTTCAT GCAAGCATGCTGGGAATGATCGCCGGCTTTCAATTAGTCTTGAACATGAC ATTCTTGATTACCTCGGGAAGTCTTCTGATAGTGATCCTCCTTCACCTGTGGAGCATTTGTCTTGTAGATCCAG CCGGAAAACGTTGATATATCTGGTTCTCACTCTTGGTCATATGTATCCAGATTATGATTTCAG TGCAGTTCGGGCACACCTGTTCTTCAGAGAAGAAGATATGGAAAGTTTCAGGCAGATGCTAGACAACTACCTATCTGAGGCTTGTATG CTTTGGGCAGCTAAAAATGAAGGCAGTTCTCTTCTGGACAGTATGACTAAAGCTATTGACGAG GTTATCAAAATCAGAGAGTGCGATATCTACAGCTACAACCCGGACTCTGACGGAGATCCATTTCTGGAGAAAGGGGCCAT ATGGTCGATCAACTTTTTCTTCTACAACCGTAAGCTGAAGCGAGTAGTGAGCTTCCGATGCTGCTGCACTAG CAAGTCTGCAGGAGATGACTTCCTAGCTGGTGTGCTCTCTGAGGGCGAGGAGGACGCCTTGATCGACATGGACATATGA